The region ATCCATACGGAAGAACGAGGCCACAACCGAGATACTTCTCGCAGATGGAGAGACCGCTGTCATTGGCGGTATCCTCGTCATGGACCGCGGCCAGACGATTACCAAAGTCCCGTTCTTCGGCGATCTTCCCCTTATCGGGTGGCTGTTCAAAAGCAAGACGACGAGGGAGGAAAAGCGGGAATTGATCATTTTCATAACGCCAAGAGTGGTAAGGCAGGAAGTGATCTAGAAAGAGAAGGTACGGAGGTCATTGATGAAAAGCATGAGAATAAATACACCGATACTTACATTGATTTGTTTACTGGCATTGACCCTGTTGATTACGGGATGTGGCAGGAAAGAGGCTGAAAGTGCAGGATGCCCATCAGGATCATTTATGGCGAATGCGACGGATAAAATTACCAGTACAGGAATTTGTGGTTGGAAAGATTATGTGTATGCAGGGGGTTGGTTAGCAGCTAATGGAGAAGGATGTGTTCAGGATCCTGTGTTTACAGTAACGGATATAAACGGTAATCAAAGGAATAATGTATGTATAGTCTTTTCCACAAACGGCATCTGGTGGACTGATCATAGCTACACCACTAAGATAACCAGTGACCAAATAGTACGTACTACGAATGATAGCGGAACGGTTACGTTATATTGGACCACATATCCCCTACCGTTATCAAGCGCCGCGACAAGCACAACTGAAGCTGGGAAGGATTACACATATGTGGCAGCGGCAATTAGTGCTGTTTCAGGAGTAGTATCACATATGGTTAGTGCTGACATAGCTGTGACAGGATGTCCGAAGGAGACATTTGGTCCGCCTGCGTCTTGTCCCTAATATTTTGAATGTTGACTAACATCGTTATATTTTAGGATAGTAAGCTTTTTTGAGCGGGGCGAAATAATCGCCCTGCTATTTTTTATTCAAAAAGAAATGAGTGGTACCAACTGATGATTTGCAGCCTCATTATTGCATCGGCCTCGAGAGGAATATGAGTCTCATCCATACCGTCCTGGAATTTCTAACCCATCGAAGGTTTTTTTCGAAATTAACCATTGCCCGCAAAATGCTTTTAGGATATATGTCCCTCGCAGTCTTTACCGTGGTGCTCATCTATGCCCTCCTGAGTCTTCAGCGGATGAACAGCCTGAACAGTGAAATCATCAAAGGTGATATCCCCGCGCAGGAAACTGCTGACAAGATGCAGGAAGCGCTGCTTGCCCAGGATACCTATGAGAAGCGCTACTTGATCCTCAAGGGCAACGATATGCGCGATCTCTTTCGCAAACGCTCCGATGAGTTTATATACATGATAGGGGTATTACAGAATCATCCTGATTCCCGGTTTCTTCCGGCGTTGATCCAGATCGATAAACTGCACTCACAGTACAACAATCTGTTCGCAAAGGAGATGAAACTCGTCAGGGCGGGGGAGATCCAGGGGGCGACGGCTATATCAAACGGTGAGCTTAAGAAAACATTAGATAAACTCCTGGAGGTGCTGCGGACGATGTCCGCGGAAGCCAAGGTGTCGCAGGATGTCAAGATGACAAAGATCCAGGAGATCGGGAAAACCGCTTTTATTACGACGGCTATACTGTGTATCCTGAGCATCATGCTGGGTATGCTGTCCAGTATGGTAGTAACCCATCATATTTCGTCATCGATCAACAAACTCAGAGAAGCGACCACTCAAATATCAGAAGGGAATTTTAAATATGACCCGGAAATTACCTCGCAAGATGAGATTGGGAGCCTGGCACTGGCTTTTATTGCCATGGGGAAGCGGCTTGGAAAACTCGAAGAGATGTATCTGGACGCAAGCCCGCTTACCCGCCTGCCAGGAGGAATTGCAATCGAGAATGTTTTGAAACGGCGCATCGAATCAGGGAACGCTCTTGCGTTTTGCGTGCTTGATATTGATAATTTCAAATCTTTTAATGATCACTATGGTTATGCACACGGTAATGTAGTCATTAAAGAGACGGCGAAGATCATAGAGACCACGGTCCAGTCTAAAGGTACGCAGAATGATTTTGTCGGACATATTGGAGGAGATGATTTTGTTGTGATCACCACTCCTGCAAAGATGAGGGATGTGTGTTCCGAAATCATACAGTCTTTTGATAAGAGAGTTCCTCAGTTCTATGATCAGACCGATCGGGCCAATGGGTTTATCCTTGGCAAGAACCGGCAGGGGGTAGAACTAAAGTTCCCTCTCATGACAATATCCATAGCCATTGTAACGAATGAGCATCGCGCAT is a window of Nitrospirota bacterium DNA encoding:
- a CDS encoding diguanylate cyclase, which gives rise to MSLAVFTVVLIYALLSLQRMNSLNSEIIKGDIPAQETADKMQEALLAQDTYEKRYLILKGNDMRDLFRKRSDEFIYMIGVLQNHPDSRFLPALIQIDKLHSQYNNLFAKEMKLVRAGEIQGATAISNGELKKTLDKLLEVLRTMSAEAKVSQDVKMTKIQEIGKTAFITTAILCILSIMLGMLSSMVVTHHISSSINKLREATTQISEGNFKYDPEITSQDEIGSLALAFIAMGKRLGKLEEMYLDASPLTRLPGGIAIENVLKRRIESGNALAFCVLDIDNFKSFNDHYGYAHGNVVIKETAKIIETTVQSKGTQNDFVGHIGGDDFVVITTPAKMRDVCSEIIQSFDKRVPQFYDQTDRANGFILGKNRQGVELKFPLMTISIAIVTNEHRALGSSIETSELAAELKDYAKTIPSSVYVVDQRRSSI